A genomic region of Arachis stenosperma cultivar V10309 chromosome 9, arast.V10309.gnm1.PFL2, whole genome shotgun sequence contains the following coding sequences:
- the LOC130950517 gene encoding F-box/FBD/LRR-repeat protein At1g51370-like, with product MIEGFDQCNSMLCWEDEAEMPKVEFQESGPALKKAKKTILAAENVDTYEVAESQDRLGDLPDCLIHHILSFMETKDAIRTCVLSKRWRYIWASVPCLNFSSKSFNRLVDFKKFVLWVLSHRDDSQVKVLIYYRFGVDYATDQYLLNKVIEYATYHGVEEIRINLRAKTSGSPPVEIPLPLFTCQSLKRLELKDCNPTNVSSPVGCKSLETLHLEHFSMYPAAADFMNPFSSLAELFGFTTLTTLHLNSFTLCYTGIDCLNPFATCVNLKNLHLGEMSFKSDLNPKDFVISAPKLKNLSLMCNRFKCKIVVAAPTLTNFSYLYSTSCAFFEFSLPSLDGLVIDIHEPRDQLEKSIRRKREETLHGLINMIRGHCKSEAVKLSFCTVAVTCGTAVFLKPEFYSCSKLKSLNFGVGSTYKIFISNLDNITAYFRDCSQHADFEILTI from the exons ATGATTGAGGGCTTCGACCAGTGCAATTCGATGTTGTGCTGGGAAGACGAAGCTGAAATGCCAAAAGTTGAATTTCAGGAATCTGGTCCTGCTTTGAAGAAAGCCAAGAAAACCATTTTGGCTGCTGAAAATGTTGACACCTATGAAGTGGCTGAAAGCCAGGACAGACTTGGTGACTTACCGGATTGCCTTATCCATCATATATTGTCGTTTATGGAAACGAAGGATGCAATTCGAACATGTGTTTTATCTAAAAGGTGGAGGTATATTTGGGCTTCAGTTCCCTGCTTGAACTTCAGCAGCAAGTCATTCAATCGGTTGGTTGATTTCAAGAAATTTGTGTTGTGGGTTCTATCCCATCGGGATGATTCTCAGGTCAAGGTTCTTATTTACTATCGCTTCGGGGTGGATTACGCAACAGATCAGTATCTGTTGAATAAGGTTATTGAATATGCAACATATCATGGTGTTGAAGAAATCAGAATCAATCTTCGGGCTAAAACCTCTGGCAGCCCACCTGTTGAAATCCCTTTGCCTCTATTTACTTGTCAGTCTTTGAAACGGCTTGAGTTAAAAGATTGCAATCCTACAAATGTCTCGTCCCCCGTTGGCTGCAAGTCATTGGAAACGTTGCACCTGGAACATTTTTCAATGTATCCTGCTGCAGCTGACTTTATGAATCCATTTTCAAGTTTGGCGGAACTCTTTGGTTTTACAACATTGACGACTTTGCACCTTAACAGCTTCACTCTGTGTTATACAGGAATTGACTGTCTCAACCCATTTGCTACATGTGTCAATTTGAAGAATTTGCACTTAGGTGAAATGTCCTTTAAGTCCGATTTGAACCCTAAGGATTTTGTTATATCTGCTCCCAAACTCAAAAACTTGAGCCTAATGTGCAACCGCTTCAAATGTAAGATTGTAGTTGCTGCACCAACTCTTACCAATTTCAGCTACTTGTATTCTACATcttgtgccttctttgagttCAGTCTTCCATCTTTGGATGGCTTGGTCATTGATATTCATGAACCGCGTGATCAATTGGAAAAATCAATCCGGAGGAAGAGAGAGGAGACTTTGCATGGTTTGATCAATATGATACGGGGACATTGTAAATCTGAAGCAGTTAAACTATCATTCTGTACAGTAGCG GTTACCTGTGGTACTGCAGTTTTTCTAAAGCCAGAGTTTTACTCCTGTAGTAAATTGAAATCATTGAACTTCGGGGTGGGTTCAACATACAAAATCTTCATTAGCAACCTTGACAATATAACGGCCTACTTCCGTGATTGCTCTCAACATGCAGATTTTGAAATCCTGACTATTTAG